A region from the Lolium perenne isolate Kyuss_39 chromosome 4, Kyuss_2.0, whole genome shotgun sequence genome encodes:
- the LOC127292293 gene encoding lipid phosphate phosphatase delta — translation MDMETAAAAGGAGLTAWQAAALSGVAGWVWAASYFDLTRRTRALVQPWVTRRVHAETPSILRFQRMQHKLLDNFFSVLSCVVSVPFYTGFLPLLFWSGHGKLARQMTLLMAFSDYLGNVVKDVVSAPRPCSPPVRRVTATQDEKEHAMEYGLPSSHALMTVCLMGYMLHYVLTYGACDGFMIVIGLSLALLQVILIGIARVYLGMHSLTDVIAGICLGIVILAFWLVVDDHVDAFVVSGQNVTFFWASLSLLLCFAYPVPEFPTPSFEFHTAFTGVAFGIVYGVQQTYLRFHGPDAPLILSEQLPLLAYVGRVLVGITTILIVKSCSKALSKWLLPVMCSTLGIPIVSSCYVPTLKAPSSSSGKSDPKQAGYLQKVFLLFPRKAYDVDTGIRFVQYAGLAWSVVDLVPVIFTYLNL, via the exons ATGGACATGGAGACGGCCGCGGCGGCCGGTGGCGCCGGGCTGACTGCGTGGCAGGCGGCGGCGCTGTCGGGCGTGGCGGGCTGGGTGTGGGCTGCCTCCTACTTCGACCTCACGCGCCGGACGCGCGCGCTGGTGCAGCCCTGGGTCACCCGCCGCGTCCACGCCGAGACGCCCTCCATCCTCAGGTTCCAG AGGATGCAGCACAAGTTGCTAGACAATTTCTTCTCCGTGCTGTCATGCGTTGTCTCTGTCCCTTTCTACACAGGATTCCTGCCCCTCCTTTTCTGG AGTGGACATGGCAAGTTGGCTAGGCAGATGACCCTCCTCATGGCTTTCTCTGATTACCTTGGCAACGTTGTGAAG GATGTAGTGTCAGCTCCTCGCCCATGCTCTCCTCCCGTGAGAAGAGTGACAGCCACCCAAGACGAGAAGGAACACGCCATGGAATATGGACTGCCTTCGTCGCACGCTCTCATGACCGTTTGTTTGATGGG ATATATGCTGCATTATGTCCTCACGTATGGAGCGTGTGACGGTTTTATGATTGTCATTGGTCTCTCGTTAGCTCTATTGCAAGTCATTTTAATCGGCATTG CGAGGGTGTACTTGGGCATGCACAGCTTGACAGATGTTATCGCTGGGATCTGTCTTGGCATTGTGATCCTTGCATTCTGGTTGGTTGTCGATGACCATGTTGATGCCTTTGTTGTCTCTGGGCAGAACG TTACATTCTTCTGGGCAAGCCTTTCGTTATTGCTCTGCTTTGCATATCCGGTGCCAGAATTCCCAACTCCTAGCTTTGAATTCCACACCGCATTCACCGGGGTTGCATTCGGCATT GTCTATGGCGTCCAACAAACCTACCTCCGTTTCCACGGCCCCGATGCCCCCCTCATCTTGAGCGAGCAACTTCCCCTACTCGCATACGTCGGGAGGGTTCTTGTCGGGATCACAACCATCCTCATCGTGAAATCCTGCAGCAAGGCGCTCTCGAAATGGCTCCTGCCAGTCATGTGCAGCACCCTGGGCATTCCAATCGTCTCGTCCTGCTATGTCCCGACGCTGAAGGCACCCAGCAGCAGCTCGGGCAAGTCTGACCCCAAGCAGGCCGGTTACCTCCAGAAGGTCTTCTTGCTCTTCCCGCGGAAGGCGTACGACGTGGACACGGGCATAAGGTTTGTGCAGTACGCCGGCCTTGCGTGGTCGGTGGTCGACTTGGTGCCAGTGATATTCACCTACTTGAATTTGTAG
- the LOC127292294 gene encoding serine/threonine-protein phosphatase PP2A-2 catalytic subunit yields MSSPHGGLDEQIERLMQCKPLPEPEVKALCEKAKEILMEESNVQPVKSPVTICGDIHGQFHDLAELFRIGGKCPDTNYLFMGDYVDRGYYSVETVTLLVSLKVRYPQRITILRGNHESRQITQVYGFYDECLRKYGNATVWKTFTDLFDYFPLTALVESEIFCLHGGLSPSIETLDNIRNFDRIQEVPHEGPMCDLLWSDPDDRCGWGISPRGAGYTFGQDISEQFNHTNNLRLIARAHQLVMEGFNWAHEQKVVTIFSAPNYCYRCGNMASILEVDDCREHTFIQFEPAPRRGEPDVTRRTPDYFL; encoded by the exons ATGAGCAGCCCCCATGGCGGCCTCGACGAGCAGATCGAGCGCCTCATGCAGTGCAAGCCCCTACCCGAGCCCGAG GTTAAAGCGCTGTGCGAGAAGGCCAAGGAGATTTTGATGGAGGAGAGCAATGTTCAG CCTGTAAAAAGTCCTGTTACAATATGTGGTGATATTCATGGGCAGTTTCACGATCTTGCAGAATTGTTCAGAATTGGTGGAAAG TGTCCAGATACAAACTATTTGTTTATGGGAGATTACGTAGATCGTGGCTACTATTCTGTCGAAACTGTGACG CTATTGGTGTCTCTAAAAGTTCGTTACCCTCAGCGGATCACTATTCTCAGGGGAAACCATGAAAGCCGACAG ATCACTCAAGTTTATGGTTTCTACGACGAGTGCTTAAGGAA GTACGGAAATGCAACGGTGTGGAAAACTTTTACGGATCTGTTTGACTACTTCCCCTTGACAGCATTG GTTGAATCAGAAATATTTTGCTTGCACGGTGGATTATCACCATCCATCGAGACACTTGATAACATACGTAACTTTGACCGCATCCAAGAAGTTCCTCATGAAGGGCCCATGTGCGATCTTCTGTGGTCTGATCCAGATGATCGATGTGGTTGGGGTATTTCTCCTCGAGGCGCTGGGTATACCTTCGGACAG GATATATCAGAGCAGTTCAACCATACCAATAATTTAAGACTTATTGCCAGAGCTCACCAGTTGGTCATGGAGGGATTCAACTGGGCTCAT GAGCAAAAAGTGGTCACCATATTTAGTGCACCTAATTATTGCTACCGCTGCGGAAACATGGCATCAATCTTGGAAGTTGATGATTGCAGGGAGCATACTTTCATCCAG TTTGAGCCGGCCCCAAGAAGGGGAGAGCCAGACGTAACCCGTAGAACACCAGACTATTTCCTGTGA